One Thermococcus eurythermalis DNA segment encodes these proteins:
- a CDS encoding FumA C-terminus/TtdB family hydratase beta subunit — protein sequence MAVRLRTPLSTEDVLRLEVGDVVYLSGEIVTARDSAHRRILSLPKEELPFNPEGAVIYHCGPVVRKTGEGYEVVSAGPTTSARMNRYLDGVLDLGVRGIIGKGGMKAEPFRGRAIYFAFTGGAGSLAAKSVKRVRAVHWLDLGIPEALWVLEVEDFPLLVAIDAHGNSLYR from the coding sequence GTGGCAGTGAGGCTGAGAACCCCGCTGAGCACGGAGGATGTCCTTAGACTGGAGGTGGGGGACGTCGTTTACCTATCGGGAGAAATCGTTACCGCGAGGGACTCGGCCCACAGGAGGATTCTGAGCCTTCCGAAGGAGGAACTGCCCTTCAACCCCGAGGGGGCCGTAATCTACCACTGCGGGCCCGTCGTGAGGAAAACTGGAGAGGGCTACGAGGTAGTCTCGGCAGGGCCGACGACGAGCGCGAGAATGAACCGCTACCTCGACGGGGTTCTTGACCTGGGCGTCAGGGGGATAATAGGGAAGGGAGGAATGAAAGCTGAGCCGTTCAGGGGCAGAGCGATTTACTTCGCCTTCACTGGAGGGGCCGGCTCACTCGCCGCCAAAAGCGTAAAGCGGGTCAGGGCCGTCCACTGGCTTGACCTCGGAATACCTGAGGCCCTCTGGGTCCTTGAGGTGGAGGACTTCCCCCTGCTGGTTGCAATCGACGCGCACGGGAACTCGCTCTACCGGTAG
- a CDS encoding hydroxyacid dehydrogenase: MKVLVAAPLHEKALEVLKNAGFEIVYEEYPDEDRLLELVRDADAIIVRSKPKVTRKVIEAAPKLKVIGRAGVGLDNIDLEAAKERGIKVVNSPGASSRSVAELAVGLMFAVARKIAFADRKMREGVWAKKQCMGIELEGKTIGVIGFGRIGYEVAKIANALGMKVLLYDPKPNEERAKEVGGKFVSLEELLKESDVVTLHVPLLDATYHLINEERLKLMKKTAILINAARGAVVDTEALVKALQEGWIYGAGLDVFEEEPLPADHPLTKLDNVVLTPHIGASTEEAQMRAGVQVAEQIVEILKG; this comes from the coding sequence ATGAAAGTTCTCGTTGCGGCGCCACTTCACGAGAAAGCTTTGGAGGTTTTGAAAAACGCAGGTTTTGAGATTGTTTACGAGGAGTACCCAGACGAGGACAGGCTCCTTGAGCTCGTCCGTGATGCTGACGCTATCATCGTCAGGAGCAAACCAAAGGTTACGAGGAAGGTTATAGAGGCCGCTCCAAAGCTCAAGGTCATCGGAAGGGCCGGCGTCGGCCTCGACAACATAGACCTTGAAGCGGCAAAGGAGCGCGGTATAAAGGTCGTCAACAGCCCGGGAGCGAGCTCAAGGAGCGTTGCCGAACTGGCAGTTGGGCTCATGTTCGCCGTCGCCAGGAAGATAGCCTTCGCCGACAGGAAGATGAGGGAAGGCGTCTGGGCCAAGAAGCAGTGCATGGGCATCGAGCTTGAGGGCAAGACCATTGGAGTTATCGGCTTCGGAAGGATAGGCTACGAGGTCGCCAAGATAGCCAACGCCCTCGGCATGAAAGTCCTGCTCTACGACCCCAAGCCAAACGAGGAGCGCGCAAAGGAAGTTGGAGGAAAGTTCGTCAGCCTTGAGGAGCTCCTCAAGGAGAGCGACGTCGTTACTCTACACGTCCCGCTCCTCGATGCAACTTACCACCTCATCAACGAGGAGCGCCTTAAGCTCATGAAGAAGACCGCGATACTCATAAACGCCGCCCGCGGGGCCGTCGTTGACACCGAGGCCCTCGTCAAGGCCCTTCAGGAGGGCTGGATTTACGGAGCGGGCCTCGACGTCTTCGAGGAGGAGCCACTGCCGGCGGATCACCCGCTCACCAAGCTCGACAACGTTGTTTTAACGCCGCACATCGGCGCCTCAACTGAGGAGGCCCAGATGCGCGCTGGCGTTCAGGTCGCGGAGCAAATAGTCGAGATTCTCAAGGGCTGA
- a CDS encoding dipeptidase, with the protein MIFDAHSDLPTFVYDERKAGKTRVLEENYKKFFNGWVSSRVMAIWTRPERRKDATTYGLEVLNALLRDVEESERFELVTTVKEMKKAIEDGRVALWLGLEGGEPIGESLDVLEVFHRLGLRVLTLTWSLRNAIGDGVFERTGGGLTNFGVEVVGKAEELGIVIDLSHINEAGFWDTLDVTSFPVIASHSNARALCDNPRNLTDDQLKAIAERDGVVGAVAIPSFVDRERPTLGKYVEHIKYMADLIGYKHVGLGFDFVYYLQGWSGRSVEGFENESKIPALVEMLKENFSEKEVEAITFKNFERVFERIT; encoded by the coding sequence ATGATTTTCGATGCCCATTCCGACCTGCCGACCTTTGTCTATGATGAGAGAAAGGCCGGAAAAACGCGCGTCCTTGAGGAAAACTATAAGAAGTTCTTCAACGGCTGGGTTAGTTCGAGGGTTATGGCAATCTGGACGAGGCCCGAGAGGAGAAAAGACGCCACCACCTACGGCCTGGAAGTCCTAAACGCTCTTCTGAGGGACGTTGAAGAGAGCGAGCGCTTTGAATTAGTCACAACAGTCAAAGAAATGAAAAAAGCCATAGAAGACGGGAGGGTCGCCCTCTGGCTCGGCCTTGAGGGCGGAGAGCCAATAGGGGAGAGCCTCGACGTCCTTGAGGTCTTCCACAGGCTCGGCCTTAGGGTTCTAACACTGACCTGGAGCCTGCGCAACGCGATAGGCGACGGTGTCTTTGAGAGAACTGGCGGCGGACTCACCAACTTCGGCGTCGAGGTCGTCGGCAAGGCAGAGGAGCTCGGCATCGTTATAGACCTCAGCCACATAAACGAGGCCGGCTTCTGGGACACCCTTGATGTAACGTCTTTCCCGGTCATAGCCTCCCACTCCAACGCAAGGGCCCTCTGCGACAACCCAAGAAACCTGACGGACGACCAGCTGAAGGCGATAGCCGAGAGGGACGGTGTCGTCGGGGCAGTTGCGATACCGAGCTTCGTGGACAGGGAAAGGCCAACACTGGGGAAGTACGTGGAGCACATAAAGTACATGGCAGACCTCATCGGCTACAAACACGTCGGCCTCGGCTTTGACTTTGTTTACTACCTCCAGGGCTGGAGCGGAAGGAGCGTTGAGGGCTTTGAAAACGAGTCAAAGATTCCCGCGCTGGTGGAGATGCTGAAGGAGAACTTCAGCGAGAAAGAGGTAGAGGCAATAACGTTCAAAAACTTTGAGAGGGTTTTTGAGAGGATAACCTAA
- a CDS encoding 2-dehydropantoate 2-reductase: MKVYVLGAGSIGSLFGALLARAGHDVLLIGREEQVRAIKEKGLRVVGAEEFKVKAKATTYAPNEPPELLLLTTKSYSTKTALECARRCIGENTWILSVQNGLGNEELALKLTPNVIGGVTTNGAMLVEWGVVKWAGKGITVIGKYPTGRAEFVEEVARAFTEAGLETKVTENAIGWKWAKAIVNSVINGLGTVLEVKNGVLREIPELEGISIEIAREGCIIAQQLGIEFEVHPLELLWDTIERTKDNYNSTLQDVMRGRRTEVDYIHGKIVEYAHSVGLEAPRNELLWALIKAKENLNRSSTNP; this comes from the coding sequence ATGAAAGTCTACGTGCTCGGTGCGGGAAGCATTGGCTCCCTTTTCGGTGCCCTCCTGGCGAGAGCGGGGCACGACGTCCTTCTCATAGGGAGAGAGGAGCAGGTCCGGGCAATCAAAGAGAAAGGGCTGAGAGTTGTGGGCGCTGAAGAGTTTAAGGTGAAGGCAAAGGCGACGACTTACGCCCCCAACGAGCCCCCGGAGCTGCTTCTCCTGACAACGAAGTCGTACTCGACGAAGACGGCCCTTGAATGCGCGAGAAGATGCATAGGGGAAAACACGTGGATTCTAAGCGTCCAGAACGGCCTCGGGAACGAGGAGCTGGCACTAAAGCTGACACCGAACGTAATAGGCGGAGTAACGACCAACGGGGCCATGCTCGTTGAGTGGGGAGTCGTTAAGTGGGCGGGAAAGGGGATAACCGTCATCGGAAAGTATCCGACAGGAAGAGCTGAGTTCGTTGAGGAAGTCGCGAGGGCCTTCACCGAGGCGGGATTAGAAACGAAGGTCACAGAAAATGCCATCGGCTGGAAGTGGGCGAAGGCAATAGTGAACTCCGTGATAAATGGGCTGGGAACAGTTCTGGAGGTCAAAAACGGTGTCCTCCGCGAGATACCGGAGCTCGAAGGAATTTCCATAGAGATAGCGAGGGAAGGCTGCATAATCGCCCAGCAGCTCGGCATCGAGTTCGAAGTCCACCCCCTTGAGCTCCTCTGGGACACGATAGAGAGGACAAAGGACAACTACAACTCGACCCTGCAGGACGTAATGCGCGGGAGGAGGACGGAGGTGGACTACATACACGGCAAAATCGTGGAGTATGCGCACTCGGTCGGCCTTGAGGCCCCGAGGAACGAGTTGCTGTGGGCACTTATCAAGGCAAAGGAAAACCTAAATAGGAGTTCCACGAATCCTTAA
- a CDS encoding NAD(P)-dependent malic enzyme yields MDAKEFHRGNFIGNGKIEVIPKVPLTRETLPLAYTPGVAEVSREISRELEKVFEYTNRANTVAVVSDGSRVLGLGDVGPLGALPVMEGKALLFKAFGGVDAFPLVLAEKEPERFIEVVKAVSPSFGGINLEDIASPKCFYILERLREELEVPVFHDDQQGTASVVLAGLINALKVVGKKLGEVSIALFGAGAAGFATLRLLVKAGVKPENVRVVELVDGKPRVLTSDLPLEELFPYRGELLARTNGEGVEGGSAEALRGADVLISFTRPGPGVIKPEWVRGMADDAIVFPLANPTPEILPEEAKKAGARIVATGRSDYPNQINNLLGFPAIFRGALDVRARTITDGMIIEASKAMASVIEPSEEEIIPSPFHPDVHPTVAKAVAEEAMKEGVARVRVNPEEVAERLRKWREFYSRFIVPMNDERKAYR; encoded by the coding sequence ATGGACGCGAAGGAGTTTCACAGGGGCAACTTCATAGGCAACGGCAAGATAGAGGTCATTCCGAAGGTTCCCCTCACCAGGGAGACGCTCCCGCTGGCCTACACGCCAGGCGTCGCCGAGGTTTCGCGTGAGATAAGCAGAGAACTTGAGAAGGTTTTCGAATATACCAATCGGGCTAACACGGTTGCGGTGGTGAGCGACGGGAGCAGGGTTCTCGGCCTCGGCGACGTAGGGCCTCTCGGCGCCCTACCCGTGATGGAAGGAAAGGCGCTTCTCTTCAAGGCCTTCGGCGGTGTTGATGCCTTTCCGCTCGTTCTGGCGGAAAAAGAACCAGAAAGGTTCATCGAGGTCGTTAAGGCCGTTTCACCCTCCTTTGGTGGGATAAACCTCGAAGACATAGCCTCGCCGAAGTGCTTCTACATCTTGGAGAGGCTCAGGGAAGAGCTGGAGGTACCTGTCTTTCACGACGACCAGCAGGGGACAGCGAGCGTCGTTCTGGCTGGCCTTATCAACGCCCTCAAGGTCGTCGGCAAGAAGCTGGGGGAGGTCAGCATCGCACTGTTCGGGGCCGGTGCTGCCGGTTTTGCAACGCTCAGGCTCCTCGTCAAGGCTGGCGTCAAGCCTGAAAACGTCCGCGTCGTTGAGCTCGTTGATGGGAAGCCGAGGGTTCTGACTTCAGACCTTCCCCTTGAAGAGCTGTTTCCATACAGGGGCGAACTTCTGGCAAGAACGAACGGCGAGGGAGTTGAGGGAGGTTCGGCTGAGGCGCTCAGGGGAGCGGACGTTCTCATCTCATTCACGAGGCCCGGGCCGGGCGTCATAAAACCCGAGTGGGTAAGAGGCATGGCCGACGACGCGATAGTGTTTCCGCTCGCCAATCCAACGCCCGAGATACTGCCGGAAGAGGCAAAGAAAGCCGGTGCGAGGATCGTGGCAACGGGGAGGAGCGACTACCCGAACCAGATAAACAACCTGCTCGGTTTCCCTGCAATCTTCCGCGGGGCCCTTGACGTGAGGGCCAGGACGATAACGGACGGCATGATAATCGAAGCCTCAAAGGCCATGGCCTCCGTGATAGAGCCGAGCGAGGAGGAGATAATCCCCTCACCCTTCCACCCCGACGTTCACCCCACTGTGGCGAAGGCTGTCGCTGAGGAAGCCATGAAGGAAGGCGTTGCAAGGGTTCGCGTTAATCCAGAGGAGGTCGCGGAGAGGCTAAGGAAGTGGAGGGAGTTCTACTCCAGGTTCATAGTCCCCATGAATGATGAGCGTAAGGCCTACCGGTAG
- a CDS encoding class I SAM-dependent methyltransferase, whose product MDAYFLTARDARRMLLSRGAVKLNLDLRKTNRTWEVVREGAEFIFPDGTRVEREIIERIARDEGSVYFVKDGKVYKAAIAGEHFYKLVPTIPPTIEINGIRMHRTKGVNPLQDTRNKVNTVKPKEGETVLDTCMGLGYTAIEASKRGAYVITIEKDPNVIELARINPWSRELFTGGKIQVIQGDAFEVVKKFKDGSFDVVIHDPPRFSLAGHLYSEEFYRELFRVLKPGGRLFHYVGNPGKKYRGKDLQKGVMERLRRAGFMGVKRVEEALGVVARKPEKKGGRD is encoded by the coding sequence ATGGACGCTTACTTTTTAACGGCCAGGGACGCAAGGAGAATGCTCCTTTCAAGGGGGGCAGTTAAGCTCAACCTCGACCTTAGAAAAACAAACAGGACGTGGGAAGTTGTCCGAGAAGGCGCCGAGTTCATCTTTCCCGACGGTACGCGGGTTGAGAGGGAAATAATCGAAAGAATTGCGAGGGACGAGGGGAGCGTCTACTTCGTTAAGGACGGGAAGGTCTACAAGGCGGCGATAGCGGGTGAGCACTTCTACAAGCTCGTTCCAACAATCCCGCCGACGATAGAGATAAACGGCATCAGGATGCACAGGACTAAGGGGGTAAACCCCCTCCAGGACACGAGGAACAAGGTGAACACGGTCAAGCCAAAGGAAGGAGAGACCGTCCTCGACACCTGCATGGGGCTCGGCTACACCGCCATAGAGGCCTCGAAGCGCGGGGCGTATGTCATAACCATCGAGAAAGACCCCAACGTCATCGAGCTGGCAAGGATAAACCCCTGGAGCAGGGAGCTCTTCACGGGCGGAAAAATCCAGGTGATTCAGGGAGACGCCTTCGAGGTCGTGAAGAAGTTCAAGGACGGGAGCTTTGACGTTGTAATCCACGACCCGCCGCGATTCTCGTTAGCCGGCCACCTCTACTCGGAAGAGTTCTACCGCGAGCTTTTCAGGGTTTTAAAACCCGGAGGAAGGCTCTTCCACTACGTAGGTAACCCAGGAAAGAAATACCGGGGGAAAGACCTTCAGAAGGGCGTCATGGAGCGGCTGAGGAGAGCGGGCTTCATGGGGGTTAAAAGGGTCGAGGAAGCGCTTGGAGTCGTTGCGAGAAAACCCGAAAAGAAGGGGGGAAGGGATTAA
- a CDS encoding fumarate hydratase, with protein sequence MIDAIVEAIRLAVTRIPDDVVSALREAYEREDNDVARFNLGNILRAIEIGRTESIPVCQDTGTLTFFVEAGVESPFLGEVKDWLVEATRKATTEIPLRPNAVDVLTGENSGDNTGKDVPVIHWELVPGDAIRIAVLPKGGGSENCSALAMLTPGEGWEGVKRFVVERIKACGGKPCPPVVLGIGVGGGADYSLLLAKKALLRRVGERNPDERIAEIEGELLEEINALGVGPMGMGGKTTALDVKIEVTHRHPASFPVGLIVQCWANRRAFVRIKPDGRVEVWQ encoded by the coding sequence TTGATAGATGCCATCGTCGAGGCGATAAGGCTCGCTGTGACGAGGATTCCAGACGACGTCGTTTCCGCTTTGAGAGAAGCCTACGAGCGCGAGGACAACGATGTGGCGCGCTTCAACCTCGGGAACATCTTGAGGGCGATAGAGATTGGCAGAACCGAGTCAATACCCGTCTGCCAGGACACGGGGACGCTTACGTTCTTCGTAGAGGCCGGCGTGGAGAGCCCGTTTCTCGGAGAAGTTAAAGACTGGCTCGTCGAGGCGACGAGAAAAGCTACCACGGAAATCCCGCTCAGGCCCAACGCCGTGGACGTTCTCACAGGGGAAAACTCCGGCGACAACACGGGCAAAGACGTTCCAGTAATCCACTGGGAGCTCGTCCCTGGTGATGCTATAAGAATAGCGGTACTCCCCAAGGGTGGCGGAAGCGAGAACTGCTCCGCCTTGGCAATGCTCACGCCAGGCGAGGGCTGGGAAGGAGTTAAGCGCTTCGTGGTCGAGAGGATTAAGGCCTGCGGTGGAAAGCCCTGTCCACCGGTTGTCCTGGGCATAGGCGTCGGCGGTGGCGCCGATTACTCCCTCCTGCTGGCGAAGAAGGCCCTCCTCAGGAGGGTCGGCGAGAGGAACCCTGACGAAAGGATTGCAGAAATCGAGGGGGAGCTTCTGGAGGAAATCAACGCCCTCGGAGTCGGCCCGATGGGGATGGGCGGGAAAACGACCGCTCTGGACGTGAAGATAGAGGTCACCCACAGGCATCCTGCGAGCTTCCCCGTTGGTCTAATAGTCCAGTGCTGGGCCAACAGGCGGGCCTTCGTGAGGATAAAACCCGACGGGAGGGTCGAGGTGTGGCAGTGA
- a CDS encoding RAD55 family ATPase, with protein sequence MTWGRIPSGVPGFDELIEGGFIPGKAYLVTGPPGSGKTTFAMQFLAEGARNGERVAYISLVYKPDEVLKDFERFDPRVKDYVANGNFILYDLGRELWGSTAKPPQWSSVMIRIKDLAREANVSRLVIDPLTAIDFPTTNLAEKRAELATFIRTIEDLGITSIFIAEMTELDRYTEEYYLVDGVIMLHYYLDGADMVRAIQVLKMRRTNHETKMHRIEFGPRGLYVRGPLV encoded by the coding sequence ATGACGTGGGGAAGGATCCCCTCCGGGGTGCCCGGCTTTGACGAGCTAATTGAGGGGGGATTTATACCCGGAAAGGCTTACCTAGTGACTGGTCCTCCTGGGAGCGGGAAGACGACCTTCGCAATGCAGTTCCTTGCAGAGGGTGCAAGGAACGGCGAACGCGTTGCTTACATCTCACTCGTCTACAAGCCTGATGAAGTTCTCAAGGATTTTGAGCGCTTTGATCCGCGGGTGAAGGACTACGTTGCCAATGGGAACTTCATCCTCTACGACCTTGGGAGGGAGCTCTGGGGCTCCACTGCCAAACCTCCCCAGTGGAGCAGTGTGATGATCCGCATTAAAGACCTCGCGAGGGAGGCGAATGTCTCACGGCTCGTGATAGATCCCCTGACGGCGATAGACTTTCCAACCACCAATCTTGCGGAGAAGAGGGCCGAGCTGGCGACGTTTATTAGGACAATCGAGGATCTGGGGATAACCAGTATCTTCATTGCTGAAATGACTGAACTCGACCGCTATACGGAGGAATACTACCTGGTTGATGGCGTTATAATGCTTCACTACTACTTGGACGGTGCCGATATGGTGAGGGCGATTCAGGTTCTCAAGATGCGCAGGACGAACCACGAAACGAAGATGCACCGAATTGAGTTCGGGCCTCGCGGGCTCTACGTCAGGGGGCCGCTCGTATGA
- a CDS encoding signal peptidase I: MGEWKREVAWLVVALVVVFGIHVGLRVALHTDSPLVIVVSGSMEPVFYRGDIVLLRGVTSPDQVEVGDVIVYKRPGYEYPIIHRVRYVSTVKINGRPETCYVTWGDNNPVPDPPYPSSEGPLEVLLPEGYMAGCVPAYAVEAKAEMVFPKIGLIPLWIRTALGLG, translated from the coding sequence ATGGGGGAGTGGAAGAGGGAAGTAGCGTGGCTCGTTGTTGCACTGGTCGTCGTCTTTGGAATCCACGTGGGGCTTAGGGTGGCCCTCCACACGGACTCTCCCTTAGTTATAGTCGTCAGCGGCTCGATGGAGCCGGTGTTTTACCGGGGAGACATCGTCCTCCTGAGGGGCGTTACGAGCCCCGACCAAGTGGAGGTCGGCGACGTTATAGTCTACAAGCGCCCCGGTTACGAGTACCCGATAATCCACCGCGTCCGGTACGTTTCCACCGTTAAAATCAACGGAAGGCCCGAGACGTGCTACGTGACGTGGGGGGACAACAACCCCGTCCCCGACCCCCCGTACCCCTCCTCTGAAGGCCCGCTGGAAGTCTTGCTCCCCGAGGGGTATATGGCCGGCTGTGTCCCAGCCTACGCCGTCGAGGCCAAGGCCGAGATGGTGTTCCCGAAGATAGGCCTCATTCCGCTCTGGATTCGCACCGCTTTGGGGCTGGGATGA
- a CDS encoding DUF531 domain-containing protein, translating to MLTLALYNTYDVRRLHEAHLRAIARSAPIAYAYGFHLALVGFPFDGKPLDVAEEVSGHTTIGEGGKYLIELARGNRFHLLDFPKRGFPPQFGVPVATTRKPSGDKEITPLELAERALNGERFLLLIGLGRHGLPKETFKLARYHMDVTGKRVSLETCTAIGAIAVRIATYMEALRWGSGRGK from the coding sequence ATGCTGACCTTAGCCTTGTACAACACATACGATGTTAGGAGGCTTCACGAGGCCCATCTTCGTGCGATAGCCCGCTCCGCTCCGATAGCATACGCCTACGGCTTTCACCTGGCCCTTGTGGGGTTCCCCTTCGACGGAAAGCCCCTCGACGTTGCGGAGGAAGTCAGCGGGCACACCACGATAGGAGAGGGGGGTAAGTACCTGATTGAGCTCGCCCGCGGGAACCGCTTCCACCTGCTGGACTTCCCGAAGAGGGGATTTCCGCCCCAGTTTGGGGTTCCTGTGGCGACCACGAGAAAGCCTTCTGGGGATAAGGAGATAACCCCCTTAGAACTTGCTGAGAGGGCTCTCAACGGCGAGCGTTTTCTGCTCCTCATCGGGCTCGGGAGACACGGTCTCCCGAAGGAAACCTTTAAGTTGGCACGCTATCATATGGACGTCACGGGCAAGAGAGTCAGCCTTGAGACGTGCACCGCGATAGGTGCCATAGCCGTTAGAATCGCCACGTATATGGAGGCCCTGAGATGGGGGAGTGGAAGAGGGAAGTAG
- a CDS encoding ATP-binding protein, giving the protein MKAEKLKRILADQWETLREKLERENIVERELKEKIVKNFSPTAHIITGPRRSGKSVLSATLPGKPLYVNFEDPAMAGFEVRDYKELLKAGYELLGEFDYIVLDEVQEVEGWERMVSVLRESYPTVVTGSNARLLSREFSTYLTGRYLSYTLLPFSFREFLAYRGIKPEVRTTRDEARVKRALTEYIERGGFPEALRFGREYLVNLYNDIITRDVIVRYGIRNVRELKEAAFYLFSNFAGRFTYSKTKNVLRIGNVETVKNYVEDLQSAYLIFELPKFSFKPKEVVRGDKKVYAIDTGMLNAVLPKVSENIGRLMENVVFLELLRFKYYKRPSVELYHYRDTKGEVDFVAKENGSVELIQVTYASEEGEIAKRELESLFRVMELFGVKTGTLVTWDYSGEITRDGLRVNAVPLWRWLLNFRVNLFNFHTQP; this is encoded by the coding sequence ATGAAGGCGGAGAAACTCAAAAGGATTTTAGCCGACCAATGGGAGACCCTCCGCGAGAAGCTCGAAAGGGAGAACATCGTCGAGAGGGAGCTAAAAGAGAAGATAGTGAAAAACTTCAGCCCAACGGCCCACATAATAACGGGGCCGAGGCGCTCCGGAAAGTCCGTTCTCTCGGCAACCCTGCCGGGCAAGCCACTCTACGTGAACTTCGAGGATCCTGCGATGGCAGGGTTCGAGGTGAGGGACTACAAAGAGCTACTCAAAGCCGGTTACGAGCTCCTCGGCGAGTTCGACTACATAGTCCTCGACGAGGTTCAGGAAGTTGAAGGCTGGGAGCGAATGGTCTCGGTTCTGAGGGAGAGCTATCCCACCGTCGTCACGGGAAGCAACGCCCGCCTGCTCTCGCGGGAGTTCTCAACCTACCTGACCGGCAGGTACCTGAGCTACACCCTCCTCCCGTTTTCGTTCAGAGAGTTCTTAGCTTACAGGGGAATTAAGCCGGAGGTTAGAACCACGAGGGACGAGGCAAGGGTAAAGAGAGCCCTAACGGAGTACATCGAGCGCGGGGGCTTTCCAGAGGCACTGCGCTTCGGCAGGGAGTACCTCGTGAACCTCTACAACGACATAATCACGAGGGACGTTATAGTCCGCTACGGCATTAGAAACGTCCGCGAGCTGAAGGAGGCCGCGTTCTATCTCTTCTCGAACTTCGCGGGCAGGTTTACCTATAGCAAGACAAAGAACGTCCTTAGAATCGGCAACGTCGAGACGGTCAAGAACTACGTCGAGGATCTCCAATCGGCCTACCTGATATTCGAGCTTCCCAAGTTCTCCTTCAAGCCGAAGGAAGTCGTTAGAGGCGATAAAAAGGTCTATGCAATCGACACGGGAATGCTCAACGCCGTCCTGCCGAAGGTTTCCGAGAACATCGGCAGACTCATGGAGAACGTCGTCTTCCTTGAACTCCTACGGTTCAAATATTACAAGAGACCCAGTGTTGAACTCTACCATTATCGGGACACCAAAGGCGAGGTGGACTTCGTCGCCAAAGAGAACGGAAGTGTTGAGCTGATTCAGGTCACCTACGCTTCAGAGGAAGGGGAGATAGCAAAGAGGGAGCTGGAAAGCCTGTTCAGAGTTATGGAACTCTTCGGCGTGAAAACAGGGACGCTCGTGACGTGGGACTACTCCGGAGAAATAACGAGGGACGGACTACGGGTTAACGCCGTTCCCCTCTGGAGATGGCTTTTAAATTTTCGCGTCAATCTTTTTAACTTTCACACCCAACCTTAG
- a CDS encoding TIGR00153 family protein → MSLFGGKENDVFEAIDRHLNVVYETVKTFEKLIEAYLNGDFERAKELEEEVGTLESEADKLRRSIELMLYEGAFLPASRGDYVRLSELIDQVADAAESAAHTLILAKPKVPGELKNDLMNLVRESVKTYEKLMEAVKALNRDVDKAIELAKETEDLEENADEVEYRLKGMVFESETITTYAKLIWNQILTKIGDIADRAEDASDQVMLMAIKRRG, encoded by the coding sequence ATGTCACTCTTCGGGGGTAAGGAGAACGACGTTTTTGAGGCCATAGACAGGCACCTTAACGTTGTTTACGAGACCGTCAAGACGTTTGAGAAGCTTATCGAAGCCTACCTCAACGGCGACTTCGAGAGGGCCAAGGAGCTTGAGGAGGAAGTAGGGACCCTTGAGAGCGAAGCAGACAAGCTCAGGAGGAGCATCGAGCTCATGCTCTATGAGGGCGCCTTCCTCCCCGCCAGCAGGGGAGACTACGTGAGGCTGAGCGAGCTGATAGACCAGGTCGCCGACGCTGCCGAAAGCGCGGCCCACACCCTCATTCTGGCCAAGCCTAAGGTTCCGGGAGAGCTCAAGAACGACCTAATGAACCTTGTAAGGGAATCCGTGAAGACGTACGAAAAGCTCATGGAAGCGGTAAAGGCGCTCAACAGGGACGTAGATAAAGCCATAGAGCTCGCCAAGGAGACCGAAGACCTCGAAGAAAATGCCGATGAAGTAGAGTACCGGCTCAAGGGGATGGTGTTTGAGAGCGAGACCATAACCACCTACGCAAAATTAATATGGAACCAGATTCTTACAAAAATCGGCGACATAGCCGACCGCGCGGAGGACGCCTCCGACCAGGTCATGCTGATGGCTATAAAGAGGAGGGGATGA